The Drechmeria coniospora strain ARSEF 6962 chromosome 02, whole genome shotgun sequence genome has a segment encoding these proteins:
- a CDS encoding CMKK2 protein, which yields MAGLAETDAGTGLPRVTIHGPDETAAESDDRPVRTWASPLRHHKRSPSAHREVKETLDARVEFTSDETDGRTYHRINQYRIIEEIGRGSYGAVHLAVDHFGNEFAVKEFSKTRLRKRAQSHLLRQGPNGSPRPFGARAGPGGGFGGPLAPQLSRLHASEQRDALFLIREETAIMKKLHHPNLVQLIEVLDDPEEDSLYIVLEMCKKGVVMKVGLDDDAEPYDDESDPLPPAGAAGSHADGKLAAVHAQGVIHRDIKPDNLLLSDDDVLKVVDFGVSEMFEKPEEMRTAKSAGSPAFLPPELCGRHQEVSGTAADIWSMGVSLYCLKYGRIPFNRPGILGIYEAIKSDEARVPDDEDASFKDLLGRILDKDPARRIAMKALRDHDWVTKGGSDPLLSTEENCACPVEPPNELELSRAFTRKMNHLLCVMKAFRRFKLLLANIRSRTALAEGDSQPRSRSVEQRAKTDVIEAFVGRRRHLRRLEREAGDDDDDGDAAVQEPLFLGIGTGGRDDFAMDSATPDVVSDSPSAVDYNVYDRAYADAVSRQLGASKSSKPTLYMTKFVEETERFERVEGMVGGTVEETERFGRIEGPMVGSTVEATPRSLDAGFEESTRPTAWQAPQTTATAAGELSRLVAQMAMPGTEPPEARPQAE from the exons ATGGCCGGCCTTGCCGAGACGGACGCGGGCACGGGCTTGCCTCGGGTCACCATCCATGGTCCCGAtgagacggcggccgagtcggacGACCGACCGGTGCGGACCTGGGCCAGTCCCCTGCGGCACCACAAGCGATCGCCGAGTGCCCACCGGGAGGTCAAGGAGACGCTCGACGCTCGAGTCGAGTTCACCAGCGATGAGACGGACGGGAGGACCTACCACAGGATCAACCAGTATCGGATCATCGAGGAGATTGGCCGGGGCTCCTACGGTGCCGTTCATCTGGCCGTCGATCACTTTGGCAACGAGTTT GCCGTCAAGGAATTCTCCAAAACGCGGCTTCGGAAACGGGCGCAGTCCCATCTCCTGCGGCAGGGGCCAAACGGGTCGCCGCGTCCGTTCGGTGCGCGGGCCGGGCCGGggggcggcttcggcggtcCCCTCGCGCCTCAGCTGAGCCGCCTGCACGCGAGCGAGCAAAGGGACGCGCTCTTCCTCATACGCGAGGAGACGGCCATCATGAAGAAGCTCCACCACCCGAATCTCGTCCAGCTCATCGAGGTGCTCGACGACCCCGAGGAGGACTCGCTCTACATCGTGCTGGAGATGTGCAAAAAGGGCGTCGTCATGAAGGTCggcttggacgacgacgccgaaccctacgacgacgagtc TGACCCTCTCCccccggccggcgccgcgggCTCGCACGCTGACGGGAAGCTCGCCGCAGTCCACGCGCAGGGCGTCATCCACCGGGACATCAAGCCTGACAACCTCCTGctgtccgacgacgacgtgctcAAGGTCGTCGACTTTGGCGTCTCGGAGATGTTCGAGAAGCCCGAGGAGATGCGGACGGCCaagtcggccggctcgcccgCCTTCCTGCCGCCCGAGCTCTGCGGCAGGCACCAGGAGGTGTCGggcacggcggccgacatCTGGTCCATGGGCGTGTCGCTGTACTGCCTCAAGTACGGCAGGATACCCTTCAACCGGCCGggcatcctcggcatctacgaggccatcaagtcggacgaggcgcgggttcccgacgacgaggacgcgagCTTCAAGGACCTGCTCGGTCGGATCCTCGACAAGGATCCCGCCAGGCGCATCGCCATGAAGGCGCTTCGG GATCACGACTGGGTGACCAAGGGCGGCAGCGACCCGCTGCTCTCGACCGAGGAGAACTGCGCGTGCCCCGTCGAGCCGCCCAACGAGCTGGAGCTCAGCCGGGCCTTTACGCGCAAGATGAACCACCTGCTGTGCGTCATGAAGGCCTTTCGCCGCTtcaagctgctgctggccaaCATCCGTTCCCGGacggccctcgccgagggcgactcGCAGCCGAGGAGCCGCTCGGTCGAGCAGCGGGCCAAGACGGACGTCATCGAGGCCTTTgtcggccggcgacgccacCTCCGGAGGCTGGAGcgagaggccggcgacgacgacgacgacggcgacgcggccgtgCAGGAACCGCTCTTTCTGGGCATCGGCACGGGCGGCCGGGACGACTTTGCCATGGACTCGGCCACGCCCGACGTCGTGTCCGACtccccgtcggccgtcgactaCAACGTCTACGACCGCGcctacgccgacgccgtcagcCGACAGCTCGGCGCGAGCAAGTCGAGCAAGCCGACGTTGTACATGACCAAGTTtgtcgaggagacggagcgGTTCGAGCGAGTCGAGGGCAtggtcggcggcaccgtcgaggagacggagcgGTTCGGAAGAATCGAGGGGCCCATGGTCGGCAGCACCGTCGAGGCCACGCCGCGGTCCCTGGATGCCGGCTTCGAGgagtcgacgcggccgacggcgtggcAAGCACCgcaaacgacggcgacggccgccggcgagctctCTCGGCTCGTCGCCCAGATGGCCATGCCGGGCACCGAGCCTCCCGAGGCGCGTCCGCAGGCCGAGTGA
- a CDS encoding serine/threonine-protein kinase hal4, translating to MHAALADQKPHSAPNSKPSSIKSHDSRRSNAFFPHDAPGAGDASGGDSPHLKPVEKTSVKDRLTRMFSGKDIPRSSTVGPEQNGRSRGSSLNGGSSPNPRKESTHSDRPSDKPSAAPPKPAAGKETGQRFVPNPDAAGGHEHFLKSSRRQEKLSDLWRSLLGKKQEAAPDSDLSLVSSWVDTLRLEKEEAVHDKRTASSASSTLVEKYGKCHEIVGRGAFGIVRISHKKVGGSGEKLFAVKEFRRRPEETEKKYSKRLTAEFCISSSLRHPNVIHTLDLLKDSKGDYCEVMEFCAGGDLYTLVLSSSKLEVQEADCFFKQMMRGVEYLHEMGVAHRDLKPENLLLTTRGGLKITDFGNGECFRMAWETDAHMVSGLCGSAPYISPEEYTDKEFDARAVDVWACGVIYMAMRTGRHLWRVAKRDEDEFYARYLEGRRDEEGYGPIESLHRARCRNVIYSVLDPHPTRRLTAAQVLKSEWVREIKLCKAGEEGL from the exons aTGCATGCCGCCCTGGCCGACCAGAAACCCCACTCGGCACCCAactcgaagccgtcgtcgatcaAGTCGCACGACAGCAGGCGCTCCAACGCCTTCTTCCCCCACGATGCCCccggagccggcgacgcgAGCGGCGGTGACTCCCCTCACCTGAAGCCCGTCGAGAAGACGTCGGTCAAGGACCGCCTGACGCGCATGTTCTCGGGCAAGGACATACCCCGCAGCAGCACCGTCGGCCCCGAGCAAAACGGTCGCTCCCGAGGCTCCTCCCTCAACGGCGGCTCCTCGCCGAACCCGCGCAAGGAGTCGACGCACTCGGACCGGCCCAGCGACAAGCCCTCCGCCGCCCCGCCcaagcccgccgccggcaaggagACGGGCCAGCGCTTCGTGCCCaaccccgacgccgccggcggccacgagCACTTCCTCAAGTCGAGCCGGCGCCAGGAGAAGCTGTCGGACCTGTGGCGCAGCCTcctcggcaagaagcagGAGGCGGCCCCCGACAGCGACCTCTCCCTCGTCTCCAGCTGGGTCGACACCCTGCGcctcgagaaggaggaggccgtccACGACaagaggacggcgtcgagcgcctcgtcgacgctcgtgGAAAAGTACGGCAAGTGCCACGAgatcgtcggccgcggcgccTTCGGCATCGTGCGCATCTCCCACAAGAAGgtgggcggcagcggcgagaagctcttcgccgtcaaggagttccgtcgccggcccgaggagacggagaaAAAGTACAGCAAGCGCCTGACGGCCGAGTTCTGCATCTCGTCGTCCCTCCGCCACCCCAACGTCATCCACACCCTCGACCTGCTCAAGGACTCCAAGGGCGACTACTGCGAGGTCATGGAGTtctgcgccggcggcgacctctacaccctcgtcctctcgAGCAGCAAGCTCGAGGTCCAGGAGGCCGACTGTTTCTTCAAGCAGATGATGCGCGGCGTCGAGTACCTCCACGAGATGGGCGTCGCCCACCGCGACCTGAAGCCCGAGAACCTCCTCCTCACCACCCGCGGCGGCCTCAAGATCACCGACTTCGGCAACGGCGAGTGCTTCCGCATGGCCTGGGAGACCGACGCCCACATGGTCTCGGGCCTCTGCGGCTCGGCCCCCTACATATCCCCCGAGGAGTACACCGACAAGGAGTTCGAcgcccgcgccgtcgacgtctggGCCTGCGGCGTCATCTACATGGCCATGCGCACCGGCCGCCACCTCTGGCGCGTGGCCAagagggacgaggacgagtttTACGCCCGCTATCTCGAGGGTCgtcgcgacgaggagggctACGGCCCCATCGAGTCGTTGCACCGC GCTCGCTGTCGCAACGTCATCTACTCGGTCTTGGATCCCCATCCTACCCGTCGACTCACCGCCGCCCAGGTCCTCAAGTCCGAGTGGGTTCGCGAGATAAAACTTtgcaaggccggcgaggagggtcTCTAA